A single Fundidesulfovibrio terrae DNA region contains:
- a CDS encoding sugar-binding transcriptional regulator, which produces MVGVDDNESQLLSRVAWLYFNEELTQAEIGDRLGITRLKVNRLLQMGREMGLIRVIINTPFKDCVALEGQLTREFGLVRAIVVPTPERGDRHLYDAIGRPAGEYVSQVLEDGQSLGVGWGKTIRAAINGLTVRSFRGITVTSLYGGVPKSPVNPFDSTAMFARQLRAEVCNHLAAPMFVSSPEVRATIASQDIFRTYYQDALQVDMILTAVGDMTAQATNIALGAVTHEQRRDLARAGAVGEFFGRFLDEDGNVLDHPVNHCGMSPDFEGLCKVPHTVLVSGGMAKVPILKTVLKRGYVHVFVTDATTATNLLKP; this is translated from the coding sequence ATGGTTGGCGTCGACGACAACGAAAGCCAGCTTCTCTCTCGGGTTGCCTGGCTGTATTTCAACGAAGAGCTCACCCAGGCCGAAATCGGCGACCGGCTGGGCATCACCCGCCTCAAGGTCAACCGCCTGCTCCAGATGGGGCGCGAGATGGGCCTCATCCGGGTGATCATCAACACCCCCTTCAAGGATTGCGTGGCTCTGGAAGGCCAGCTGACACGCGAATTCGGCCTGGTCCGGGCCATCGTGGTCCCCACGCCGGAGCGTGGCGACCGCCATCTCTACGACGCCATCGGCCGCCCGGCGGGCGAATACGTCTCTCAGGTGCTTGAGGACGGCCAGTCCCTGGGCGTGGGCTGGGGCAAGACCATCCGGGCGGCAATCAACGGCCTCACCGTACGCAGCTTCCGGGGCATCACCGTCACCTCCCTCTACGGCGGCGTGCCCAAAAGCCCGGTGAACCCCTTCGACTCCACGGCCATGTTCGCCCGCCAGCTGCGGGCCGAGGTGTGCAACCACCTGGCCGCGCCCATGTTCGTGTCCTCTCCCGAGGTGCGCGCCACCATCGCCAGCCAGGACATCTTCCGCACCTACTACCAGGACGCCCTCCAGGTGGACATGATCCTGACCGCCGTGGGCGACATGACCGCCCAGGCCACCAACATCGCCCTGGGGGCCGTGACCCACGAGCAGCGCCGCGACCTGGCCCGGGCCGGGGCCGTGGGCGAATTCTTCGGACGCTTCCTGGACGAGGACGGCAACGTGCTGGACCACCCGGTCAATCACTGCGGCATGTCCCCGGATTTCGAGGGCCTGTGCAAGGTGCCCCACACCGTGCTGGTGTCGGGCGGCATGGCCAAGGTGCCCATCCTCAAAACCGTGCTCAAGCGCGGCTACGTACACGTCTTCGTGACCGACGCGACCACGGCGACGAACCTGCTCAAACCCTAA
- a CDS encoding sulfite exporter TauE/SafE family protein, whose protein sequence is MDMLSEATKFITLDPAGIGFLFIVGFIGGLVSGFIGSGGAFVLTPGMMSLGVPGTVAVASNMCHKFPKALVGSIKRYRYGQVDIKLGLYMAAFAGVGVQVGIKIQNYILGLWGQAGSDLYVSVSFVAVLVIVGGFVMLDAIKSSKNSCATEQTCSLALRLQKIELWPMINFKRANLRISMWFLLPVGFATGLLAATIAVGGFIGVPGMIYILGASGLVASATELVIAFVMGLAGSINWAMHGMVDIRLTLIILAGSLLGVQLGAIGTTFVREHMIKVVMGTIMLIVAVSRGFAMPKYLAKLGLMEVSDSTVAILEKASFAFMVVSLVVGAVIILGSMVKGRKALAPQGQEA, encoded by the coding sequence ATGGATATGCTCAGCGAAGCCACCAAGTTCATCACCCTCGATCCCGCCGGGATCGGGTTTCTGTTCATTGTGGGATTCATCGGCGGCCTGGTCAGCGGGTTCATCGGGTCCGGCGGCGCCTTCGTGCTCACCCCCGGCATGATGAGCCTGGGCGTTCCCGGCACCGTGGCCGTGGCCAGCAACATGTGCCACAAGTTCCCCAAGGCCCTGGTCGGGTCCATCAAGCGCTACCGCTACGGCCAGGTGGACATCAAGCTGGGCCTGTACATGGCCGCCTTCGCGGGCGTCGGCGTGCAGGTGGGCATCAAGATACAGAACTACATCCTGGGATTGTGGGGCCAGGCCGGTTCCGACCTGTACGTGAGCGTGTCCTTCGTGGCCGTGCTGGTCATCGTGGGCGGGTTCGTCATGCTGGACGCGATCAAGTCCTCCAAGAATTCCTGCGCCACCGAGCAGACCTGCTCCCTGGCCCTTCGCCTGCAGAAGATCGAGCTGTGGCCCATGATCAACTTTAAAAGGGCCAACCTGCGCATCTCCATGTGGTTCCTGCTGCCCGTGGGCTTCGCCACCGGCCTGCTGGCCGCCACCATCGCCGTGGGCGGCTTCATCGGCGTGCCCGGCATGATCTACATCCTGGGCGCTTCCGGCCTGGTGGCCTCGGCCACCGAGCTGGTCATCGCCTTCGTCATGGGCCTGGCCGGGTCCATCAACTGGGCCATGCACGGCATGGTGGACATCCGCCTCACCCTGATCATCCTGGCCGGTTCGCTTCTGGGCGTGCAGCTCGGCGCCATCGGCACCACCTTCGTGCGCGAACACATGATCAAGGTCGTCATGGGCACCATCATGCTGATCGTCGCCGTGTCGCGCGGATTCGCCATGCCCAAGTACCTGGCCAAGCTCGGCCTCATGGAAGTCAGTGACTCCACCGTGGCCATCCTGGAAAAGGCGAGCTTCGCCTTCATGGTGGTCTCTCTGGTGGTGGGCGCGGTGATCATCCTGGGCAGCATGGTCAAGGGCCGCAAGGCATTGGCTCCCCAGGGGCAGGAGGCGTAA
- a CDS encoding universal stress protein produces the protein MPLKRLLVCVDESDASRHALNAALDLAGTHGASLTAVAVAPPYQGDLRLVGISDIASVLRQPCDKALQFAKGEAAKRGLPLATLCEEGEPAQVIADLADSMRASLVVMGRRNTSTMGKLLLGSVTGRTIGFCNCDVLIVPTGAAVNLRRLVLATDGSRFSAAAADKALALGRELDSLVEVVSVMDVPNEYLALAPRAATELAAATKGFINEVLDKAKAMGVAAKGKLLEGNAPEEILKFAEEGGTGTIVIASHGRTGLRRLLMGGVVEWIVAHSSLPIWITKG, from the coding sequence ATGCCGCTCAAGCGCCTCCTGGTCTGCGTGGACGAGTCCGACGCCAGCCGCCACGCCTTGAACGCGGCCCTGGACCTGGCCGGGACGCATGGGGCCTCCCTCACGGCGGTGGCCGTGGCCCCGCCCTACCAGGGTGACCTGAGGCTCGTGGGCATAAGCGACATCGCAAGCGTGCTCAGGCAGCCCTGCGACAAGGCTCTGCAATTCGCCAAAGGGGAGGCCGCCAAGCGCGGCCTCCCCCTGGCCACCCTCTGCGAGGAGGGCGAACCCGCCCAGGTCATCGCGGACCTGGCGGACTCCATGCGGGCGAGCCTGGTGGTGATGGGGCGGCGAAACACCTCCACCATGGGCAAGCTCCTGCTGGGCAGCGTCACGGGCCGGACCATCGGCTTCTGCAACTGCGACGTGCTCATCGTGCCCACCGGCGCGGCGGTGAACCTGCGCAGGCTGGTGCTGGCCACCGACGGCTCCCGCTTCTCGGCGGCGGCCGCGGACAAGGCCCTGGCTTTGGGCCGCGAGCTCGATTCGCTGGTCGAGGTGGTCTCGGTCATGGACGTGCCCAACGAATATCTGGCCCTGGCCCCCAGGGCTGCCACTGAGCTGGCCGCCGCCACCAAGGGCTTCATCAACGAAGTGCTGGACAAGGCCAAGGCCATGGGCGTCGCCGCCAAGGGCAAGCTCCTGGAAGGCAACGCCCCCGAGGAGATCCTCAAGTTCGCGGAGGAGGGCGGCACCGGCACCATCGTCATCGCGTCCCACGGGCGCACCGGGCTTCGCCGCCTGCTCATGGGCGGCGTGGTGGAGTGGATCGTGGCCCACTCTAGCCTGCCGATCTGGATCACCAAGGGATAG